Within Alphaproteobacteria bacterium, the genomic segment GAAATTTCGAGACGTTCCATTTTCCGTGCGGTCATTGCAGAGGAATGATTATAGCCAAGCAGGTGTAAAATACCATGAATGATAAGATGTGACAGGTGATTTATCAATACCTTGTGTTCTTTTTTTGCCTCAACCACTATATATTGATATCCTAGTATGATATCGCCAAGCTCAACGGGCTGCCCTTTTGGGGCAATGCGCTTGCCGGGCGCGCGGCAAAGCCGGGCCAGCTGGCGGGGGCTGAACTGGGGAAATGACAAAACATTGGTGGCTTTATCCTTGCCGCGAAAATCGTGGTTGAGCGTGCGTACGGTTTTGTCGTCCGCCAGCACGATGGTCAGGCCCGCGCCGCGCGGCAGTTTGCCTGCGGGCACCAGCTTGCCGGTTTCGCGCACGGCGGCGCGGATAGAGACGCGCAGGCGCGGGATTTTTTTCCACCCGTCATGCAGAATAAGCGTGGTCGCGTTCAATACGGGCGTTTTCCCGGCGGCGGGCTGTTTGCGCTTCATGCCGCCCGCTTATCTTCGGCCGCGCGGCAAGCGAGGCTGCTGAGCGTCGCGCCCGTGACCGTTACATCCGCAATTTGCCCGAACATTGTATCCGGCACCGTAGCATGCGCGGCCTGCATCCATGGCGTGCGGCCGAGCAACTGGCCCGGTTCCTTGCCGCGCCGGTCGAACAGCACCGGTATGGTGCGGCCCGTAAAACCTTCGTTGAATTTTTTTTGCTGTTCCTGAAGCAGCGCTTGCAGCATGTGCAGGCGTGCTTCCTTTTCCGCCTGCGGCAGCTGGCGCGGCATCGCTTCGGCGGGCGTGCCCGGGCGGGCGCTGTAGGCAAAGGAATAGGCTTGCGCGAAACCGACTTGGCGCACGAGATCGAGCGTGTCTTCAAAGTCTTTGTCGGTTTCGCCGGGGAAGCCGACGATAAAATCGGAAGACAGCGCGAGACCGGGGCTGGCGTCGCGCAACCGATTAACCGCGCGCAAATAATCTTCGCGTGTATGGCGACGGTTCATGGCCGCGAGCACGGCATCGGCTCCGCTTTGCACCGGCAGATGCAGGAAGGGCATAAGCTGCGGCAATTGCGCGTGCGCCTGCACAAGGTCATCGGTCATTTCCAGCGGGTGTGACGTGGTGTAGCGCAGCCGGGCGACGCCCGGTATTTCCGCGATACCGTGCAAAAGCCGCGCCAGCGACCAGGTTTCGGCCCCGTCGCTGCCGTGATAGGCATTGACGTTCTGCCCCAAAAGCGTGATTTCCTTCGCGCCCCGCGCGGCAAGTTGCCGCGCTTCGGCCAGCACGGCTTTGGGGGGACGCGAATATTCCGCGCCGCGCGTATAGGGAACGACGCAGAAGGTGCAGAATTTATCGCAGCCTTCCTGCACGGAAAGAAAGGCGGCGGGGCCCTGCGCGCCGGGCGCCGGCAATTGATCGAATTTCGTTTCGGCAGGAAAATCCGTGTTCAGCACGTTGCCGCGGCTGCGTTCTACGCGCGCGATCATTTCCGGCAACTGGTGATAGGTTTGCGGGCCGAACACCATTTGCACATAGGGCGCGCGGCGCTGGATTTCAGGCCCTTCGGCCTGCGCAACGCAACCCGCGACCGCGATCATCAGCTCGCGGTCGCTGCCGCTGCGCGCATTTTGTGCCGCGCGCAAACGCCCCAGTTCGGAAAACAGTTTGTCGGTCGCCTTTTCGCGGATATGGCAGGTGTTGAGGATGACGAGATCGGCGTTTTCCGCATCATCCGCCGGCGCGTAACCGAGCGGCGCGAGCACGTCGATCATGCGATTGCCGTCATACACGTTCATCTGGCAGCCCCAGTTCTTGACGTGTACGCGTTTGCGCGCAGCGCGTTCCGGGCCCGTTTGTGTTGTGCTGGTCATGACGGGGTGATTTGTGCCAAATCCGGTGCCGGCGCTGCAAGCTGTTTCTGCGCGCCCGCGCCCTGATTGGTTAACAAATGCTGCGGTTCGCGGCCGGTCAGTGCGCGCATGGCACCGCGGTTCACGGCGGTCCAGCAATAATCGCTCAGTTCCCGCCGGCGGGCGAAATTGTTGCTGGCCACCGGCTCGTGAAACTCAAGCTCCACCGTTATCTGGCCTGCCTGCAAAAGCGGCCAGACATGCTTGCCGAGCGTCATATCGCCGTACCACGCATAGATCGGGCGCAACGTGCGGCCGAGCGGGATGCCGTCGAGCGCGGTGGCGATGATCGAGACCGGCTGCACCATCACGGGCCCGTGCGCGGTCGGTTCCATCACGGTTGCGAACAGGCTGCTTTTGAACGGCAGCACGCGGTTGCCGTCGGATGTGGTGCCTTCGGGGAATAGCACGAGGTTATCGCCCTGTTCCAGCCGCGCGCGGATCGTATCGCGCTGCTTGGCAGCCAGCGCGGCCTTGCGCGTGACGAACAATGTGTCTTGCAATTCGCACAAACGGTTGATCAGCGGCCATCCTTCAATCTCGCCCTTGGCGATAAAAGACGTGCGCACCGCCGTGCTGATCAGAATGATATCGAGATAGGAAGAATGATTGCTGGTGAACAAGGTCGGCCCGTGCGTGCGCGGTGTGCCGCGCACGAGCAGCTTTACGCCGAACAGGAAACGCGCAACCCGGAAGAAGCCTTGCGCGTATCCAAGCTTCCAGCGCCGCGGCAGCGGATTGATCACGGGATAGAGGATGAGCGTGATAAGGATCAGCAGCGTCAGCCCCGCCGCGCGCAATGCGGCGCGCAGACGGGAACCATAGGCAAAGCTGTTGCTGGGCGCGGACATAGGCCGAATGTGGCGTATATTTCGGAGCCGCGCTAGCGCTTTATACCAGCGGCACGTCGCGGACCTTGCGCTCGTAATGACGCAAATAACGGTCGGTCAGCAGATCGGTTTTGACGATGATGCACACGTCGGTGGTGTTGAACTGGGTATCGACCACCGCGCCGTCGCCCACATAGCCGCCGACGCGCAAATAACCCTTGATCAGCGGCGGCAGGTTGTTGGCACCCGAGCGCGGATCGAGCTTCAGGTCATCGGCCATGGTCGAAGCGTCAAACGCTTCGGGCGGCAGGATACGCATGTTGACATACCGTTCCGGCAACGCCTTGGGGCGGATACCCGGCGGCGCGAGGTGATGGTAATGCAGATAGGAAAGCGCGGCGGCGTGCTGTTGCGGATCGGTGCCCGGAAAGCTGGCGCAGCCGAACATGATGGCGATATCGTACTGGAATACGTAAGCCGCAAGGCCGCGCCACATCAGCTGCATGATCGGGCGGCTGCGATATTCGGTGGCGACGCAGGACCGGCCAAGTTCAAGAATTTCGCCGGGATAGGAAACCAGCTTGCCGATATCGTACTCATCGCTTGAATAGAATTTGCCGTATTTGTCGGCGTGGCAGCGGCGCACGAGGCGATAGGTGCCGATGATGGCTTCATCGCCCTTCTTTGCGGTATCGAGCACGAGGAGGTGATCGCAGAAATTATCGAGATCGTCGAAATCGCGCTTCGCGGCCGCCATTTCCGGACTCGCTTCCGCATGCATCTCTTCGTAGAAAACTTTATAGCGCAAACGCTGCGCGACCTCGATCTCATGCTTGTCGTGCGCGAGCCGGACAAGCAACGTGCCGAGGCGGAGATCGGCGCTTTTCACGCTTTCGGAATGGTCGGGGTTGCCCATTAGCTGAACTGTCCTTTCACAGCGGCCTTCTGTCGCGAAGGCCAGCGGGACGAATCGTCCACAAAATTACCATACAGGCCCGCCGGATTTCCACCCCAAATCATACAGAAATTGCCTTATTCAATGGTTAATATATTGATTTATATGGGTTTATTAAGTTCACATGCCAGCATCAGCGCATCCACAACCACCGCGCCGCGCTTGTAATAGCCGCGCCGCGCGCCGATGTCGGCAAAACCCGTATCGCGGTACAGCGCCTGCGCCGCCGG encodes:
- the ybeY gene encoding rRNA maturation RNase YbeY, with amino-acid sequence MKRKQPAAGKTPVLNATTLILHDGWKKIPRLRVSIRAAVRETGKLVPAGKLPRGAGLTIVLADDKTVRTLNHDFRGKDKATNVLSFPQFSPRQLARLCRAPGKRIAPKGQPVELGDIILGYQYIVVEAKKEHKVLINHLSHLIIHGILHLLGYNHSSAMTARKMERLEISIMAALGLPDPYKAGPRQKARGKRPARAARKT
- the miaB gene encoding tRNA (N6-isopentenyl adenosine(37)-C2)-methylthiotransferase MiaB, whose amino-acid sequence is MTSTTQTGPERAARKRVHVKNWGCQMNVYDGNRMIDVLAPLGYAPADDAENADLVILNTCHIREKATDKLFSELGRLRAAQNARSGSDRELMIAVAGCVAQAEGPEIQRRAPYVQMVFGPQTYHQLPEMIARVERSRGNVLNTDFPAETKFDQLPAPGAQGPAAFLSVQEGCDKFCTFCVVPYTRGAEYSRPPKAVLAEARQLAARGAKEITLLGQNVNAYHGSDGAETWSLARLLHGIAEIPGVARLRYTTSHPLEMTDDLVQAHAQLPQLMPFLHLPVQSGADAVLAAMNRRHTREDYLRAVNRLRDASPGLALSSDFIVGFPGETDKDFEDTLDLVRQVGFAQAYSFAYSARPGTPAEAMPRQLPQAEKEARLHMLQALLQEQQKKFNEGFTGRTIPVLFDRRGKEPGQLLGRTPWMQAAHATVPDTMFGQIADVTVTGATLSSLACRAAEDKRAA
- a CDS encoding 1-acyl-sn-glycerol-3-phosphate acyltransferase; this encodes MSAPSNSFAYGSRLRAALRAAGLTLLILITLILYPVINPLPRRWKLGYAQGFFRVARFLFGVKLLVRGTPRTHGPTLFTSNHSSYLDIILISTAVRTSFIAKGEIEGWPLINRLCELQDTLFVTRKAALAAKQRDTIRARLEQGDNLVLFPEGTTSDGNRVLPFKSSLFATVMEPTAHGPVMVQPVSIIATALDGIPLGRTLRPIYAWYGDMTLGKHVWPLLQAGQITVELEFHEPVASNNFARRRELSDYCWTAVNRGAMRALTGREPQHLLTNQGAGAQKQLAAPAPDLAQITPS
- a CDS encoding GNAT family N-acetyltransferase, which produces MGNPDHSESVKSADLRLGTLLVRLAHDKHEIEVAQRLRYKVFYEEMHAEASPEMAAAKRDFDDLDNFCDHLLVLDTAKKGDEAIIGTYRLVRRCHADKYGKFYSSDEYDIGKLVSYPGEILELGRSCVATEYRSRPIMQLMWRGLAAYVFQYDIAIMFGCASFPGTDPQQHAAALSYLHYHHLAPPGIRPKALPERYVNMRILPPEAFDASTMADDLKLDPRSGANNLPPLIKGYLRVGGYVGDGAVVDTQFNTTDVCIIVKTDLLTDRYLRHYERKVRDVPLV